The Urocitellus parryii isolate mUroPar1 chromosome 13, mUroPar1.hap1, whole genome shotgun sequence genome has a window encoding:
- the LOC144250004 gene encoding ragulator complex protein LAMTOR4, with translation MTSALTQGLERIPDQLGYLVLSEGAVLASSGDLENDEQAASAISELVSTACGFRLHHGMSVPFKRLSVVFGEHTLLVTVSGQRVFVVKRQNRGREPIDV, from the coding sequence ATGACTTCTGCACTGACCCAGGGACTGGAGCGAATCCCAGACCAGCTCGGCTACCTGGTGCTGAGTGAAGGTGCAGTGCTGGCGTCATCTGGGGATCTTGAGAATGATGAGCAGGCAGCCAGCGCCATCTCTGAGCTCGTCAGTACAGCCTGTGGGTTCCGCCTGCATCATGGCATGAGTGTCCCCTTCAAGCGCCTGTCAGTGGTCTTTGGAGAACACACACTGCTGGTGACTGTGTCAGGACAGAGAGTGTTTGTGGTGAAGAGGCAGAACCGAGGCCGGGAGCCCATTGATGTCTGA